TATTTTACGGCCATCCCGACGGCAATCGGCGAGCCCATGGACCTTGAGTGGGCCACGGCGGCAGAAATCGACACCATCGGCTTCCACATCTATCGCGGGGTTGATACGGGCGATAGCGGTTATCTGCCTGGCACCCGTTTGACGAATCAGATCGTTCCCTCGCTTGGTTCGCCGACAGAGGGCGCCATCTATCAATACATAGACCCGACCCCGGTTGAGTTCGATACGGAGATTCGCGTGTACTTCCTGGAAGACATCGACATTAATGGCGTCTCAACCTTCCACGGACCGTTCTACAGCGAGACACTGACTTCCACAGATACGAAGGTCTGGGAGTGGGATCAGTACAAGTAACCTGTGGGCCGAAAGCGACAGTACAGCGGGAGTGGCCTATCGACCACCCCCGCTGTACTATTTCGAGGACTGACAAGTGCCCGCCGTCTCCCCCTCTTGCCACAAGACCGAGGGGGGCGCGTTCCTGCAACTGCCTTCCGAGATTGTCGTTGAGCCCACCCCCTGAGAAATCGGAGCTTCTACTCGCTGAACGGGAAGTCATGCGAAACGAAGTGCGGGCAGATGGTTGAAGCTATCCAAAATGATGTTCGCTCCGGTCCCTGGCCGTTCTTCTGCGCCGTCGCGGCCTACATCGTGCTCTCCGTCATTTTCCTTCAACCATACATAGACTTTGGCGATTTCTCCTACTCGCTGCAGTCTCCTGATGGAACAATCGCAGCTTGGGCTATGGGATGGGGACGCCACGCGGTTCTTACAGATCCAGTGAACTACTTCGAGGCGAATGTGTTTTACCCACAGCCTCATGCCCTCGCCTATACCGATCACTTCCTGATGCCCGCCCTCCTCACCTTGCCTTTCACGATATTCACGGACAATCCGGTCCTGCCATTCAACGCTCTGTTCTTTATGGCATTCGTTCTGAATGGTTTCTGCGCTTTTCTTTGTCTCTACAAGTTTACTCGCCAATGGCTTCCTTCATTTCTAGCCGGCTTCATCTTTACATTCAGCCCGGTGATGATTCACCATACAAACGGCCAGATTCATCTTCTTTGTGCCTGGTGGCTGCCCCTTAGCTTATTTGCTCTCGCGAGATTTCTTGATGCCAGAACTGTTGCTCGGTGGCTTGTGCTTTTCGGAAGCTGCCTTGGCGGGGTTCTGACCGGCTGGTACATGGCGCTCTTACTCGTCTTCACAATGGCCATTATTGGATTGCCAATCCTTGCCTACGAGATCTTCCGGCGAAACCGCAGAGCCATCCTGCGGCTGTGTGCTGCTGCCGGCGCCGTTGCCCTTGCTCTCATCGTTTCGTTTCCTCTCGCGATACCCTATCTGCAAATCGCTGAAGGCCGTCCACAGAATGCCTGGTCGACTTTGCGGGCTGGATCAGGGCAGTTCTACTCGTATGCCCTTCCACCTGCATCCGGACAGGAAATAACCGCTCCCGGTGCGCTCGTTGCACGTGTTCTTCCGATTGTGAAGCGCATTCCATATCCGCAGCACCTCGGCTATTCGCTCTCGCTGGTCGCCGCGATCCTGCTGGTCGGCGTGATGTGGTTGCTGTGGAGAAGGGCAAGAGGGGCTGGCGATCCCCCTTGGGTCGAGAAGTTTGAGACTCAGCGATTGAATTTGATCCTGCTCGCTCTCCTTCTCCTTTTGGGAGGCATTGCCGCATCTCTTGGGCCATTCCTCGGCGTGCGCAGTCGCATTGTCTTCCTGCCGTATTCATTGGCTCTCGCCGGCATGCCGCAGATCAGTTTCTTTCGCGCGCCGTTCCGTTACAACCTGCTGGCAGCCCTGGCGCTCGGAATGCTGTTGGGTCTCGCTCTATCTTCTATGAAGAAGGACCGATCACGCAACATCGCAGGCGTTACCTTGCTTCTTCTCGCGCTCGTCGAATTCTTTCCCATCGCATCGGAGACTGGAGCCTATCACTATGACTGGCAAGGTGTCCGTCCCTTCTACAAGCAAGTAGCCGACGATGACTCAGTCGATGTCGTGCTCGAGCTTCCAGCAACAGTCAATCATGGGATGATCTACTCATTGCAGCATCTCAAACCGCTTTACAATGCGGCCTCCGGTTACGATCCGGCGAGCTATTTCCAGGACTATCTGCAATTCAATGACCTCCCCGATCGAACCGCAGTCTGGCTCATGAACGAACGAGGATTACGGAACGTTGTCGTTCACGATGATGCGACTTCGCATGCGCTCTCCGAGTCTGCCTACTTCGAGTTGGCCTTCACAAACAACGGCAACGCTTGTTTTCAACTAAGCCATCGCGGACTGGCCGAGACCATTCCTGCCCCATCTCCCGCGCCCCGGTCGCCATTGGTTTACGATTTTGCTGGAACCGATTTGCCGGTGACCTATGTCAGTCCTCTCATCGTGGACCGTCATCTTGATGATTCGAGTGGCTTCACCTTCAAGGTGCGAACGCATGACCCGAGCTTCGTGCTACCACAGCAGACGCCCATCGACGGAGATGACTATCGATGGCTCGAAGTGGAAGCGCGTCTCGAAATGACCGGCGTGGAACTGGCAGAAGCGGAACTCTATTGGGCGGATCGGTCATCCGATCGACTTGGAGAGCGCCGCAAGCTGACCTACACTGTCCCAGCAGATTCGGAGTGGCATCGGCTGCGAATCGATCTGTACGATAGCTTCCAGTGGCGAATCAGCCACGGCATCCACACCATGCGCTTCGATCCAGTCACCGCGTTCCCGGCCGAAATGTCCATTCGCCGGATAACTTTAGTCCCAGCGATTCGTAAAGAAAACGCCCCGGGGTGATTGGCCGGGGCGTTCTCCTTAGAGTGTATCAAGAGCCGAATGGTCGCGGCGATCTTGAATCTCTCATTGATCGTTCAGGCGGAACTCGGCTGAGACGGGCAGGTGATCGCTGACGATTGCCATCTCTTCCTGGCTCAGCGGCATTGCCACGCCGAGCGAACCCTCTAGGAGTTCCGGCGCCATGTTTGTGTTCATCAGGATGCAGTCGATACGCCGACGGGGATTCGCCGTCGGTGCCGTCGGTGCGCCTTCCGGTCCCAGCGGATCGACAAACTGCACGCCATCCCCATCGCCGTGCAGAAGGAAATCGAACTCCTTCGTGTCCGGTTCGGCATTCAAGTCGCCCATCAGGACGATGTTCGTATCAGGGTAATTCGATAGCACACGATCGTACTCGCCACGCAGGAAGCGAATCTGGCCCTTGCGCCAACCTTCATTGCGTGGGCCGGAACTGGCCTTCAGGTGCACGCCAGTGAGAAGGAAATTGTAGTCATGGGTCGGAAGCACTTCGAGCGTGAACAGGCGATTGTTCACAAAGTTTTGTGTGTGCATGCGTCCGTCGTCGTCGCGCCAGTCTTCGATGGGCGTTGTTGCCTGGCTATAGTCATAGAAGACGCCCAGCGGGACGCGGCTCATGAAGACGACATTCTGATGCCAGGACCAACTCTCCGATCCGCCGAACCACCAGTACTCCATTTCGGGGAATCGCTCTTCTGCCAGTTCGTGCAGATAGGCGACCTTCTCGAACTCCTCGAAGACGATAACATCCGCATCCATGCGCTTGATGGCCTCAACAAACAGATCGATTCGTTCCGGCGACATGCCACGCATATCATTGTCGAACTCATTGTCGATGTACGGGCTGTCGTACGGATCGACGAAGTGCTGAACGTTCCAGGTAACGATCTTGATCGTATCGCCCACTTTGAAGTCGCGTTGCGTCGAATCCACGATCGCCGGATTGCGCGGCAACTGGCCGGCGCAGCCGATGAAAAACGCGGCAAGTGCCACGACCAGAACTTGTCCAAACAGCTTTCTCTTCACAGCAGAATCCCCCGAAGGCTGAATTTCGGACCCGGTCGAGCGAACTTGTCTCCGACGGGTCAACCTTTCAGCCTTGCCGAACCGTCTTCCCATGGCAAGCACTATTGCGTTCCAGCAGTGGATGGGGCGACCTCAAGTGAGTTCAGCGTGCCAGAGCTGCAAGCAATCCGTGTTGGTTGGCCAATCCTCTCGTGGCGCGGCCCGTGCGAAGCCGGCTTCTGCGAACAGCGCCTCGAATTCCTCGGTCTTCCAGGCCTTCGTGGTGCTGCGGAAGTGCTCTTCCTCTCCCGACTCGCGATCGGTGATCGTGAACTCCTGCATCGCGACTCCGGCGTCGGCGAACCAGTGACTGACTGTGCGGCATCGATGCGGGCGATCGGAGAACAGGCCCGATTCCGCTTCGTACTCGCTCGCATCGGCATGACCGGAATCATAGGTGGACGCAAACGTCTGCGCCTCGGCAATCAACTGGCCGCCGGCCGGATCGAGACTCTTCCGGGCCTTCACTAGAATCGCCCGAATCTCGGCAGGGGAGAAGACATTCATCTCGCCGAACAGCAGCATCACCAGGTCGTGCGGACCGCCAAATGCTGATTCGCGAATATCTCCGAGTATGAACTCACACCGCGAGGGATGAGAGTTGTTCTGTTGAGCGTACTCGATCGAGGCTGGCCCGAAGTCGATGCCCTGCACCGTGTGTCCCAGCTCCGACAACCGGCGCGAATACAATCCCGGCCCGCAGCCGAGATCGAGAACGCGTGATGCCTTTTCGGCCAGAAGCTCACGGTGAATCCACGCAACTTGACGCTCGATCCAATCGAGGCGACGACTTGCCATATCGTGGTCCTGCGTCAGGTGCTCCTTAAGCATTCGGCGGCTGAAGTCCGGATCGTTCCACGGAATCTTGTAGGCGCCTGCCCAAATCTGATCTTCGGTCATTGGATCCTATTCCTCTCATTCTTGCTCGCCCCTGACTCAGGCCCATCCGGCTTGGAGCGTCAATCGTGGAAGGGCGCGCCGCTTTGTTCGTCAGCTTTCCTTGTTGACCCGCATTCTTATATGCGCAGAAGGTTTTTCCATAGATAAAAAATAAGGAGGGTTCCCCCCCATGAGCTACGCCTTAGCTCTTCTCCTAGGCGTGTCCGGCTTGTTTATTCCCATGGAGTCGGAGATTCCTGTATCACGAAGCCAAGCAGCCCTGGTCTCTACGACGGGCGCTCCTGACGTTGCCATCTCGGACAGTGGATACGTGGTCTCCGTCTGGGAAACAGAGCCACCTTCAGGCTTTAATCAGAACCTCGTTCGATTCAGTCTCGTCGATGCCGACGGCACGCTGATTAAAGAAGAGATCGTATTTGGCTCAGGAACGCCCGACGTCTTGTATCACAACCCAGCAGTCGACATGGCGACCGATGGCAGGTTTATCGTCGTTGCGGAGGTCGAAGACGATACGGCTGGAGATACCGACATCATCGGCCGTCCCTATGCGGCAGACGGCACGCCGGAGTCCTCCGCCTTCACCGTGAACTCCACTTCAGTTGTCAGGAATCAGTACCGGCCCGATGTCGCGATGTTTCCGAACGGGGACTTCTACGTTGTCTGGGTCGAGGAGTTCTCCGCCTCGGACACGGATATCTACCATGCCATCTGGTTCAATAGTTCCACGAATCCATTTGCTCAGTATCTTGCGCCCACTTCTCTTCTCAGTTCTCCTGATCTCGAGGACTATCCCCGCATCGCACTAGATCCGGGTACGCTCCCCATAGATTCTCAGGAGCCCTCGGTCGTTGTTGGATACTCGCGACCGAATCCCAATAATGCAATCCAGGAGTATGTTGCTCAGCGATTGACCAACACGGGGAACACCGTTGGGAGTGCCGTCGCCTTCTCTGCGACGGATCCGACGAGCATGATGTTCCCCGGAGATGTGGCGATGGATGATGCCAATGGGTACGTCACGGTGTGGCTCGAGGGCGGTGAAATCTTCCGCCGCCGCTTCGATAAGAACGGCGTGGCGCAGAATCCCTCCGACCTGACAGCCGGTCCCGGGTTCGGGACATTTCACGAGGGTATTCGCGTCGGCATCGATAAACTCGGCGATTATCTGGTCGGCTTCGATTACTTCGCAACCGTGTATGGCTCGGAGTACAACGCCGATGACAGCACTCGCGAAGTCCTGCTGCGCCCGAACTGCGTTCGCGATCTGACGATGACCAGCGCGGCTGTCGACGTCAGTCGGAACGGTGTTTATGCGGTGATTGCCTGGAAGACGCGCTTCGTCTACGATTACTTCGTCTTCAATCGCAGGTTTCAGCGAGTTGACCCTGCGACGGATTCCGATGGCGATGGAATCGCCGACAGCTATGAAGTCTTGAATGATTCCGATCCCAACGACCCGAATTCCCGCCCCAAAGTCCTGGACTTGAACCAGGACGGCCGAATCAATACCACCGATGCAATTACATGGTACCGGCATCTGATCGGCGGATCCCCAAGGACGATTCCCGGCGCGCCTTGAAACTTGGCTCATGTGCGCACCAGACATCCCCCAGGGTTACCCCTGGGGGTTTTTCTATTGTCCAGACAAGAATCGAAACCGATTCACTCCGGAGGCGCCCGGCGTCTGGACAAACCCCTCGACAGGCGCGTCCAGGAAGAGCAGGTTCACGTGCAGCGACAGGCTCCTTCCGGCAATGCGCCGCAAAGAGACTGCATTGAGGAATGGGACCTCACCATCCACGAGACGTTGTCACTACTTGCTCGGCGGAGGCCTGGTTTCGCACCATCTCCTCCCGAGCCTCCTCGCCTTTTGACCCGGGAAGAAGAAAGTAAGAGCATTAATGGCAGGATTCCCCACGATTATCCAGGGCGGCATGGGCGCTGGCGTGTCCGATTGGAGGCTTGCCCACGCAGTCGCCAAACTCGGGCAACTCGGCGTCGTTTCCGGCACTGCCCTCGACCAGATACTGGCGCGGCGACTTCAATTGGGCGACCCGGATGGCAGGATGCGCTCCGCCATGGACGCCTTTCCATACCGGCACATTGCAGAAGCCGTGCTGCACAAGAACTTCATACCGGGCGGGAAGAGTTCCGACGAACCGTTCAAAATACTGCCGCTCTTTCGTGTCGATTCGGCCCCGGAAGTCGAAGCGACCGCCGTCCTGGCAGCCTTCTGCGAAGTTTGGCTCGCCAAGCAGGACGCCGAAGGTCCCGTCGGCATCAATCTTCTTGAGAAAATCCAGTTGCCGATTCTGAGCACACTGTACGGCGCGATGCTGGCAGGCGTCGACTACGTCCTGGTCGGCGCGGGAATTCCGTGGCAGATTCCCGGAATTCTGGACACATTGGCTCGAAATGAAATCGCATCGATGCGCATCGCCGTTGAAGACGAGCAGCCTGGTATGGAGGCCGAATCGGTTTTCGATCCGGCGAAGCTCGGTCCTCGCCGTGAGTCCCCCCTGAAGCGCCCCAACTTTCTCGCGATCGTCTCCTCACCAACACTCGCGCAGGCGCTGCTCAAACGTGCAACTGGCAAGATCAATGGCTTCGTAATCGAAGCCGCCAGCGCCGGCGGGCACAACGCTCCTCCTCGTGCGAAGGGGCAGTTCAACGCGCGCGGAGAACCTGTCTATGGTGTCCGTGACGGCGTGGATCTCGAGAGATTCAGGCAGTTCGGCCTGCCGTTCTGGCTGGCCGGCGGCGCGGGCAGTGCCGCCGCTCTCCGACGCGCACAGGAACAAGGCGCCCAAGGCGTCCAGATCGGAACCGTCTTCGCCTTCTGCCAGGAATCCGGCCTGCTGCCCGACCTGCGGGACGCCGTTCTGCGGGATGTCCAAAGCGGCACCATCGATGTTTTTACGGATGCGCTCGTTTCCCCAACGGGCTTTCCCTTCAAGGTCATTCGCCAGAAAGGCACTCTGACAGAGGAAGAAGTTTACCTCGCACGCGAGCGCGTCTGCGACCTCGGCTACCTGCGCAGAGTCTATCGCAAAGCCGACGGTTCGCTTGCTTATCGCTGTCCGGCACAGAGCGAAGCCACCTTTGAGCGCGCCGGCGGCAAGGGGGCGGAAACGCCCCACCGAGCCTGCCTGTGCAATGCGCTCTGCGCCAACATCGGCCTCGGGCAAATCCGAAATGGAAAGAAGGAGCCGCCCCTTCTGACGGCTGGCGACGATCTTGCCAACATTGGGAACTTCCTGCCGCAGGATGGGCTTGCCTACTCCGCGGCGCACGTCATCGAAACAGTTCTGGCAGGCTAGCCTCCACTCCTGCACACGTAGCAGGCAGCCTTCTCTCCGCCCTTGACGTCCTTCGCTCCGGCGGAGAGAAGAGACGTGTTTCGCCGGACTTTCGCCAGGAGAACGCCCGCCATGTTGCACTCGCTCAAGGGAACGCTCGTCGACTTCGAAGAGGACTTCGCCGTCATCGATGTTGGAGGAGTGCGATTCCAGGTCGAGATTCCCGCCAGCACCGCGGGGCAACTCGGAGCATCCGGCGACCCGGCGGAAGTCCTCACCCGCCTCTCCTTCAACGCCAACGACGGGACCTTCAGCCTGTATGGCTTCGCCACTCCGATGGAGCGCGATTGCTTTGATGTCCTGACTTCGATGAGCGGCATCGGCCCGCGCAAGGCGCTGGCGATTCTTTCCCAGATCGAGGTCGCGGCCTTCGCCAACGCGATCGTGAACAAGGACATCGCCTACGTTGGCAAAATCAAGGGCGTCGGCAAGAAGACTGCCGAGCGCCTCATCGTCGAGCTGCGCGAGAAGATGGTGCCGTTCATGGGCTCCGCGTCCGCGGCTCCGATCGTCAGCAGCCGACCCGAAAACGTCCAGGACGCCATCGAGGCGCTGATGGCGTTGGGTTGTAAGCAGATCACTGCCGAGAAAGCCATCGGCGCCGCGATCGAGATCCTCGACGAAAGCGCCCCGACAGAAGACCTCGTCCGCGAAGGCCTGCGACATCGGTAGGTTCTTGCGTTCTCATCGTAGTCGGTGTCTTCGCCCCCTCCGGGGACGTGTTTCTCTCTCAAGTTAACCCCGGGTTCCCTTCGGTCACCCGGGGCCATTGAGCTTTGCCCCCTTCGGGGACAAGCGTCCAGAACCCGGACGGCTGGACATTGTTCCATCAGCGTACATCATGAGCCTCCGGGGGGACAGTTGAACGACCCTGGGCGGCGAGCTCGCCTGCATCCTCTGCAGTATTTGCGATAAGCGCGAAGAACTTCGACTGACAGACATCGTCCCATCATCGCTTGCCGTCAGTATCCCCCCGGTGGGGGAGCAGTTGCACGGCCTCGGGCGGTCACCTCGTCTGCATCCTTTGCTGTATTGACGATAAACGCGAAGAACTCCGACTGACACGCATCGTCCCATCATCGCTTGCCATCAGTATCCTCCGGTGGGGGGCAGTTGAACGACCCGGGGCGGCCGGCTTGTCTGCATCCTCTGCAGTATTGACGACAAGCGCGAGAAATCCAGACTGACAGACATCGTCCCATCATCGCTTGCCGTCAGCATCCTCCGGTGGGGGAGCAGTTGAACGACCCGGGACGGCCGGCTCGTCTGCATCCTCTGCAGTATTGACGACAAGCGCGAGAAATCCAGACTGACAGATGTTGTGCCATCGACCTCCGCCATGAGCATCCTCCGAAGGAGGATCAGTTGAATGGCCCCGGGCGACTAAGGGGAGCCCGGGGATACGATCGCACTTCATCAGGTCCCCGAAGGGGGCCAAGATCAGTCTGACAGAGGCGCGTTGCACGAGCATCCTGCTTCTCCCCAACGAAATTGCTTGCCCAGCCCCCTTCGGTTTTGGTTGGCTCCTTCGTTTTGAGAGGAGAAACTCCCCCAAGCGACTTATTCCACCAACCGAGGTGATTACCGTGGCGACGTTGAAACCATTTCCCGCTTTGCGACCCGACCCGACGGAGGCCAAAGAAATCTGCGCCCCGCCCTATGACGTGCTGAACTCCGAGGAAGCTCGCGAGATGGCCGAAGGCAATCCGCTCAGTTTCCTGCGCGTGTCCAAGCCGGAAATCGAAATGGATCCAAACGTGGATCCGTACTCGCCGGAGGTCTACGAGCATGGCGCCGCCAATCTGCGCCGCATGATTCGCGAAGGCCATCTGTTCCAGGACGACAAGCCCTGCTACTACATCTACAAGCTCGTCATGGGATCGCATGCGCAGATCGGGCTCGTGGCGGCCGCCAGTTGCGCCGAGTACGACGCCAACGTCGTGAAGAAACACGAGCTAACACGCCCCGACAAGGAAGACGATCGCATGCGCCACATCGAGATTCTCGGTGCGCAGACCGGCCCGGTTTTCCTGACCTATCGCGCCGTGCCGGAGATCGATGCCCTGATCGACAGCCAGATTGCCAACAAGCCTGACTACGATTACGTGGCCGACGATGGAATCGCGCACACCGCCTGGGTCGTGAAGGATGACGAAGTGATCCGCAAGATTGAAGAGGCCTTCCAACGCGTGCCGGCCCTTTACGTCGCCGATGGTCACCACCGCAGCGCTGCCGCCGCGCGCATCGCCAAAGAACACGCTGCGAAGAACGAGAATCACAACGGCGAAGAACCCTACAACTTCTTCCTCTCCGTCACGTTCCCGCACGACCAGATGCAGATCCTCGGCTACAACCGCGTCGTGCGCGACCTCGTGGACATGAACGAAGAAGAGTTTCTGGCGAAGCTCGGCGAGGTCATGGACATCAGCGACCCGATCGATTCGCCGAACCCGACGAAGAAGGGCGAAATAACGATGTACCTGGGCGGCACGTGGCGCCTCCTGACCTGGAAGGCTGGCGTGGCGAACGGCGAAGACACCGTCTCGACGCTCGACACGGCGCTGCTGCAGGCCAACGTTCTCGATCCGCTTCTCGGCGTGCGCAATCCGCGCACAGACAAGCGCATTCATTTCGTCGGCGGCATTCGCGGCACGGCGGAACTCGAACGCCTCGTCGATAGCGGCAAACACACCGTCGCCTTCGCGCTCTATCCCGTCAGCGTCGAAGACCTGATGGCCATCGCCGACGAAGACGGCCTGATGCCTCCCAAGTCGACGTGGTTCGAGCCCAAACTGCGGGACGCGATGATGAGCCATATGTTGTAGGAAGACTGAGAGTGGCGAAGTGACGAGTGGCGAGTGACGAGCAAGATGTCACTCGCCACTTTTGTTTGACGGGACTTGGTTGCTGGCCCTCGTAGCAGTCGACTACTTCCCGCGATGACCGGGGTATTCGGCGTTCAGGCGTAGGAGGGTTTCTTCACGGTGAGGTCAGATTCGCGCGCCGAACTCTCGCCCAATCGAAGAACATCCATAGCACCTTCCCCGCAACCAGGATCAACATCGTCGGGCCGATTAGCCAGCCGAAGAGTGTGAAGAGGCTGCGCTTGTTGGGGGTTATGGGAACCTGGGTGGACAGGTACGCTGTTTCGCCGAAGTCGGCGACGTTGATGATGGCGCCGGTGGAGGTGGCGGCGAAGGTGGGGCCGCCGTAGGCGGACGTGATCACTGGCAGGCCCGTTTCGATCGCGCGCATGCGGAACATGTCGCGGTGCTGGCGGTGCTGTTTCGCCCCCCAGGTGTGCATGTTGTACGTGGGAAAGACGAGCGCCTGCGCGCCGCGCCGGGCCATTTGCGGAGCATAGCGTTGATACGCGCCGTCGAAGCAAATCCCCAGCCCGATCCGCCACACATCTCCGTCCCTGCTTTTCAAATCGACCACGCCGACCTCGGGCGCGGGCTGGCCATCGATCATGAACGGCACAGGGTGGCTCTTGCTGCCTTCGCCAACGAACTCACCTTCGGGGCTGCAGACGAACGCCGTGTTGAAGAACTCGTTCTTGTCGCGTTCGCCGCCGGGCATCGGTTTGACCGCACCGAAAATCACGCCGAACGTGGAGGACGCCGCCTGCGTCTTGATCTCATCCACCAGCCACGAAGAGCCCGGCACCTCGGGGCTGTCGCCGAGCGAATATTCCGGCCAGACCACGAGATCGACGCGCTCGCCCGGCTGCAGTTTCGGCGCGGGCACCGAGCCGAATCCCTTTCCCTGGTTCAGCAGTCGAAGGCTGTAAGTCTCTTTGCCCTCCGCCTGGAATCGAGGCACAGGAACGAGCACCAGGATCGTCCATGCGGCTGCTGCCGCGATGCCGACGATCATCTTCTTCCGATCGCTGCGCAGGCAGATTGCTTCCGCGGCGAGCACCGCGACGAAGATCGTGATGCCGGACACGCCGTAGACTCCGATCCAGCGCGCCGTCATGCCACCGATCGTTCCGGCGGTTTCGTAGCCCAGCGACAGCCAGGAGAAATCGAGCGGCGCGAGCTCGCCGCGCAGATAATCGATGCCGACCCAACACGCCGCCGCCCACGCGGCGCGCGCCAGGGGAAAGCGCCCCCACTCCGTTGCCAGCCATGCCCAGATCGCCGGATACAGCGCGATGATCGCATAAAGCACCAACGTCATCAGCCCGAACGTCGCGTAGAGCCAGTTCAGCAATCCGAGCGAGATCGCCGCGTATGCGGCCGCAGCCACTCCCATGCGCCGAACGGGTGGCTTCGCCCCCCGAATCGCCGCCCACCAGAAAGCGATCGCGAGTATTCCCAGCGGCGCGAGCCCGCGGCCTTGCACGGCAAACGCATACGGAACCGCCCCCCCCGCCAGCAGCGCAACACGCCGCAACGTCCAGCCATCGCGTGCCGGGCGAGGCGATGTTTCCTCGGAGGGATCGACCTCTGAATGCGGAGGAGTTTCCGGTTCTGCTTCCATCGACAGTGCCACAGTCATTGCCTCCGCGTGGGTAAGCGATCGTTGACAAACTGCGGCAACCGGCTGTCGATGTCAAGGAGGTTTAAACCGCAGCCGGAGCAGAGAATGAACTCTGCCCCGGCGTGTTTTGTCTTTCAGTGGATTGTGATCAGTGCGTCTGCTCGCGCCATTCTTCCACGCCGGCCCAGGGCGGGACCTGCGAGAGAATGACCAGGCTGCGTGCACCGATCGTGACGGAGCCGCTCTGGGGGAACCCATCCAGCGCGACCGCCGACGTGGTCACTGTCTGGCCGACACCCACATCGCCGAAGTCCGTTCCGTAGGTGGAGTCATCGCTGTTGAAGACTTCATACCAATCGCCGGAGTCGGGCAGGCCGACATTGTACCCGCCGGTGTAGTTGACGCTCGAGAAGTTCGCCATGACGACGACCGTATCGCCTGGGTTCGATCCGCCGTTGGAACGAGTGAAGGCGATGACCTTGTTGGTGTTCTCGGTCAGGTAGATGTTCGTAACGTCGCCCAGCAGGCCGGCAGTTTCATTCCCGAGATTGCGCCGAAGCGCGATGAGGTCTCGGTACAGCAAACGGAATCCCGCGATATTCGGATCGATCAGCCGCGACCAGTCGATCGGATCATCGTCCTCCCAGGAGTTGTCCCCGTCGGTACCGCCGATGTCGAGAATCTCGCTCCCCTGGAAGATCATCGGCATGCCTTCGGTCGTCAGCAACAGCCCCGCGCCGAGGGCGGACATTTTCCGCGAGCGCAGGCTTTCGGGTGTGGCCGGATCGATCCGTGTTGGCACTCGGTCTTTGCTGTTGGTTTCCCACACCTCGTCGTGGCTCTCCAGATAGTGCAACCGTCCGAAGTCGCCATTCACCGCCGTGGCGATCGTGTTCATGTCAAAGTCCACATCGGCAGTTTTTATCAGTTCGCCGACGACTTG
This genomic window from bacterium contains:
- a CDS encoding endonuclease/exonuclease/phosphatase family protein codes for the protein MKRKLFGQVLVVALAAFFIGCAGQLPRNPAIVDSTQRDFKVGDTIKIVTWNVQHFVDPYDSPYIDNEFDNDMRGMSPERIDLFVEAIKRMDADVIVFEEFEKVAYLHELAEERFPEMEYWWFGGSESWSWHQNVVFMSRVPLGVFYDYSQATTPIEDWRDDDGRMHTQNFVNNRLFTLEVLPTHDYNFLLTGVHLKASSGPRNEGWRKGQIRFLRGEYDRVLSNYPDTNIVLMGDLNAEPDTKEFDFLLHGDGDGVQFVDPLGPEGAPTAPTANPRRRIDCILMNTNMAPELLEGSLGVAMPLSQEEMAIVSDHLPVSAEFRLNDQ
- a CDS encoding class I SAM-dependent methyltransferase gives rise to the protein MTEDQIWAGAYKIPWNDPDFSRRMLKEHLTQDHDMASRRLDWIERQVAWIHRELLAEKASRVLDLGCGPGLYSRRLSELGHTVQGIDFGPASIEYAQQNNSHPSRCEFILGDIRESAFGGPHDLVMLLFGEMNVFSPAEIRAILVKARKSLDPAGGQLIAEAQTFASTYDSGHADASEYEAESGLFSDRPHRCRTVSHWFADAGVAMQEFTITDRESGEEEHFRSTTKAWKTEEFEALFAEAGFARAAPREDWPTNTDCLQLWHAELT
- a CDS encoding thrombospondin type 3 repeat-containing protein, coding for MSYALALLLGVSGLFIPMESEIPVSRSQAALVSTTGAPDVAISDSGYVVSVWETEPPSGFNQNLVRFSLVDADGTLIKEEIVFGSGTPDVLYHNPAVDMATDGRFIVVAEVEDDTAGDTDIIGRPYAADGTPESSAFTVNSTSVVRNQYRPDVAMFPNGDFYVVWVEEFSASDTDIYHAIWFNSSTNPFAQYLAPTSLLSSPDLEDYPRIALDPGTLPIDSQEPSVVVGYSRPNPNNAIQEYVAQRLTNTGNTVGSAVAFSATDPTSMMFPGDVAMDDANGYVTVWLEGGEIFRRRFDKNGVAQNPSDLTAGPGFGTFHEGIRVGIDKLGDYLVGFDYFATVYGSEYNADDSTREVLLRPNCVRDLTMTSAAVDVSRNGVYAVIAWKTRFVYDYFVFNRRFQRVDPATDSDGDGIADSYEVLNDSDPNDPNSRPKVLDLNQDGRINTTDAITWYRHLIGGSPRTIPGAP
- a CDS encoding nitronate monooxygenase, which encodes MAGFPTIIQGGMGAGVSDWRLAHAVAKLGQLGVVSGTALDQILARRLQLGDPDGRMRSAMDAFPYRHIAEAVLHKNFIPGGKSSDEPFKILPLFRVDSAPEVEATAVLAAFCEVWLAKQDAEGPVGINLLEKIQLPILSTLYGAMLAGVDYVLVGAGIPWQIPGILDTLARNEIASMRIAVEDEQPGMEAESVFDPAKLGPRRESPLKRPNFLAIVSSPTLAQALLKRATGKINGFVIEAASAGGHNAPPRAKGQFNARGEPVYGVRDGVDLERFRQFGLPFWLAGGAGSAAALRRAQEQGAQGVQIGTVFAFCQESGLLPDLRDAVLRDVQSGTIDVFTDALVSPTGFPFKVIRQKGTLTEEEVYLARERVCDLGYLRRVYRKADGSLAYRCPAQSEATFERAGGKGAETPHRACLCNALCANIGLGQIRNGKKEPPLLTAGDDLANIGNFLPQDGLAYSAAHVIETVLAG
- the ruvA gene encoding Holliday junction branch migration protein RuvA; translated protein: MLHSLKGTLVDFEEDFAVIDVGGVRFQVEIPASTAGQLGASGDPAEVLTRLSFNANDGTFSLYGFATPMERDCFDVLTSMSGIGPRKALAILSQIEVAAFANAIVNKDIAYVGKIKGVGKKTAERLIVELREKMVPFMGSASAAPIVSSRPENVQDAIEALMALGCKQITAEKAIGAAIEILDESAPTEDLVREGLRHR
- a CDS encoding DUF1015 family protein, whose protein sequence is MATLKPFPALRPDPTEAKEICAPPYDVLNSEEAREMAEGNPLSFLRVSKPEIEMDPNVDPYSPEVYEHGAANLRRMIREGHLFQDDKPCYYIYKLVMGSHAQIGLVAAASCAEYDANVVKKHELTRPDKEDDRMRHIEILGAQTGPVFLTYRAVPEIDALIDSQIANKPDYDYVADDGIAHTAWVVKDDEVIRKIEEAFQRVPALYVADGHHRSAAAARIAKEHAAKNENHNGEEPYNFFLSVTFPHDQMQILGYNRVVRDLVDMNEEEFLAKLGEVMDISDPIDSPNPTKKGEITMYLGGTWRLLTWKAGVANGEDTVSTLDTALLQANVLDPLLGVRNPRTDKRIHFVGGIRGTAELERLVDSGKHTVAFALYPVSVEDLMAIADEDGLMPPKSTWFEPKLRDAMMSHML